A genomic stretch from Bacillus sp. E(2018) includes:
- the nikC gene encoding nickel transporter permease, with product MKMNIQMPRINQFSLFFKKQNLMIQCGILFFIIILLIALIGPFIVPNDPFTAKMSERLAPPSNVYPLGTDHMGRCIFSRLIVGAQSTLGITALVVTTVALIGIPIGLVIGYIGGRLDTVFMRVADGILALPEFILAIAIAGFLGPSLTNLMISIVFVKWIAYTRVVRSIVITERNKDYVKAAKVGGSSNWKIIRRHMFPQIVSPVLVLATLDIGKVILTISSLSYLGLGAQPPAPEWGAMLNDGRPYFQSAPELMIYPGLAIFFVVLAFNLMGEGLRDKWDVKSR from the coding sequence ATGAAGATGAATATTCAAATGCCTAGAATAAATCAATTCTCATTATTCTTCAAAAAACAAAACTTGATGATTCAATGTGGAATCCTATTTTTTATTATCATCCTATTGATTGCGTTGATTGGACCGTTTATCGTTCCGAATGACCCCTTCACAGCGAAAATGTCAGAACGACTTGCTCCACCGAGTAATGTTTACCCTTTAGGAACTGACCATATGGGAAGATGTATTTTTTCAAGACTCATAGTCGGTGCTCAGTCAACACTTGGAATAACGGCACTCGTTGTTACGACAGTTGCACTCATCGGGATACCGATCGGTCTCGTGATCGGGTACATCGGTGGTCGATTGGATACAGTGTTTATGCGTGTAGCAGATGGTATACTTGCTCTTCCCGAATTTATTTTAGCGATTGCGATTGCTGGATTCTTAGGACCGAGTTTGACGAATCTCATGATTTCGATTGTTTTTGTTAAGTGGATTGCTTATACAAGGGTCGTAAGAAGTATTGTAATCACTGAACGAAACAAAGATTATGTCAAAGCTGCAAAAGTTGGGGGAAGCTCCAACTGGAAGATAATAAGAAGACATATGTTTCCGCAAATTGTTTCTCCAGTCCTTGTTCTAGCTACCCTGGATATCGGAAAAGTCATTCTTACAATCTCTTCGTTATCTTACCTTGGATTAGGTGCGCAGCCTCCAGCTCCAGAATGGGGAGCGATGTTGAATGATGGAAGACCTTATTTTCAGAGTGCACCAGAATTAATGATCTACCCAGGTTTAGCCATATTTTTTGTGGTATTAGCATTTAACTTAATGGGTGAAGGATTGCGAGACAAATGGGATGTTAAAAGTCGATAG
- a CDS encoding ABC transporter ATP-binding protein, whose product MMENKTTTLCENNLLVVKNLSVTVCSSREKLIRNLNFSIPQGGIFGLVGESGSGKSLTATVILGMLSKSLEVTSGSVTLGQSEITSLSERELRNIRGRDIAYLSQNYQSFFTPFIKVGKQFIEIIRCHTDMSKKEAKKVAIHWLNKVHLPAERVFNSFPDELSGGQLQRASIASAIMFRPKLIIADEPTTALDVLTGERILDLLSELKEELNCSILLISHDLKHIINRTQIVGVMYGGQIVEIGKTNAVVANPIHPYTNLLLQSRLRLNKHIQHELPTMLGEPGLIAEEGCPFSKRCPSVMKSCSNIVPMSSIGTDHSAACHLVNTEREERYVTR is encoded by the coding sequence ATGATGGAGAACAAAACGACAACTTTATGTGAGAATAATCTGCTCGTTGTGAAAAATCTTTCAGTAACTGTGTGCAGCAGCAGGGAAAAGTTAATCCGCAATCTTAATTTTTCTATTCCTCAAGGTGGAATTTTTGGCTTAGTCGGAGAGAGCGGCAGTGGAAAAAGTTTGACGGCAACCGTGATTTTGGGAATGCTTTCTAAGTCTCTGGAAGTTACAAGTGGATCTGTTACACTTGGTCAATCAGAGATCACGTCGTTAAGTGAAAGAGAGCTAAGAAATATTCGCGGTCGTGATATTGCTTACCTCTCACAAAACTATCAAAGCTTTTTCACTCCATTTATAAAAGTTGGAAAGCAATTTATTGAGATTATAAGATGTCACACTGACATGAGTAAAAAAGAAGCAAAGAAAGTAGCTATTCATTGGCTGAACAAAGTCCACTTACCTGCAGAACGTGTATTTAACAGCTTTCCTGATGAACTTAGTGGCGGACAATTGCAGAGAGCTTCTATCGCATCAGCCATTATGTTTCGACCGAAACTGATCATTGCAGATGAACCAACCACTGCTTTAGACGTGTTAACCGGAGAAAGAATCCTAGATCTACTGTCTGAGCTTAAAGAAGAGTTGAATTGCTCTATTCTTCTAATCTCACATGACTTGAAACATATTATTAACCGAACACAAATAGTAGGCGTTATGTACGGTGGACAAATTGTAGAAATCGGAAAAACGAATGCTGTAGTGGCAAATCCTATTCATCCTTATACGAATCTATTACTTCAGTCGAGGCTCAGATTGAATAAGCATATCCAACATGAGTTGCCGACTATGCTAGGTGAACCTGGATTAATAGCTGAAGAGGGGTGTCCTTTTTCTAAAAGGTGTCCGAGTGTTATGAAATCCTGCAGCAACATAGTGCCAATGAGTAGCATAGGAACAGACCATTCGGCTGCCTGTCATCTGGTGAATACAGAAAGGGAAGAACGATATGTTACACGTTAA
- a CDS encoding dipeptide/oligopeptide/nickel ABC transporter ATP-binding protein yields MLHVNSISKTYHSKPALSDITLAVQPGESIGIIGESGSGKSTLGKIILGLEKPDHGEVYFRVSNLHTLNGQGLKKLRRHLQIVFQDPAGSLNPKLPVWKSVVEPLENYPDVIPSFLKEVRHERKKMAQVLFQKVGLSPELLERYPHQLSGGQKQRIAVARGISLEPDLLVCDEPTSSLDVSVQAQVLNLLKKLQRDLNLSFLFISHDIAAVQFMCERIVVLKEGLAVDSFLTKDLFSQSRHPYTKLLVEMSLEQEYK; encoded by the coding sequence ATGTTACACGTTAATTCAATCTCGAAGACGTATCACTCAAAACCAGCTTTAAGTGATATTACACTTGCCGTTCAACCTGGTGAAAGCATAGGAATTATTGGCGAGAGCGGGAGCGGTAAAAGTACGCTTGGCAAGATCATACTAGGGCTAGAAAAGCCTGATCACGGAGAAGTCTATTTTAGAGTTAGTAACCTTCACACGTTAAACGGACAAGGTTTGAAAAAACTCAGGCGTCACCTTCAAATCGTGTTTCAAGATCCTGCCGGGTCATTAAATCCCAAACTTCCTGTGTGGAAGTCTGTGGTTGAACCGTTAGAAAATTATCCAGACGTTATCCCTTCTTTTTTAAAAGAAGTAAGGCATGAACGTAAGAAGATGGCCCAAGTCTTGTTCCAAAAAGTGGGTCTTTCACCTGAACTTCTAGAGAGATATCCACACCAACTAAGTGGAGGACAAAAACAAAGAATTGCTGTAGCAAGGGGGATTAGCTTAGAACCAGATCTGCTGGTTTGCGATGAACCTACTTCAAGTCTGGATGTTTCTGTACAAGCGCAAGTCCTCAATCTGTTAAAGAAGTTACAGCGAGACTTGAACCTCTCTTTTCTATTCATCTCGCATGATATCGCTGCTGTCCAATTCATGTGCGAACGAATTGTAGTATTAAAAGAAGGACTCGCAGTTGACTCATTTTTAACGAAGGATCTTTTTTCACAGTCTCGTCATCCCTATACCAAACTATTGGTAGAGATGAGTTTGGAACAAGAGTATAAATAG
- a CDS encoding MATE family efflux transporter, with protein MNHSRYLGLALPLILTTITTPLLGAVDTAVVGQLDDSSYIAGVAVGTIIFNTMYWLFGFLRVSTSGFAAQAHGTNNEEDILRSLSRPLLLALSISAILVALQYPIKEQFLPLLTSDPVVQSLATDYFAIRIWGVPFGLLNYVIIGWMMGLAMIKKTLFLQMYMNLTNIVLDILFVKVFSWGVAGVAAATLISEVTTIVIGLFIVWKAIPATQRKKIFQIKSIDLSSYKKMMRMNRDLFIRTLCLLIVFNVFTAKGGTFGTEILAANAILIQIHYIMAYMYDGFANASSILTGRAIGSNDKALYRSTIKLSFQWAVISSLSISSVYFIFKDQIHLLFTSLPEVLNVVGTYEAWIIIFPIVSSFGVVLHGIFVGATEASSLRNSMILALLVFLISLYLAAPRLDNHGLWLAFILFSTARSLFLILHVPKLSRTLGFHAVRYEGEAKVFNN; from the coding sequence TTGAATCATTCAAGATATCTTGGATTGGCACTACCGCTGATTCTTACAACCATAACGACTCCTCTACTTGGTGCAGTAGATACAGCGGTAGTGGGGCAGTTAGATGATTCCTCATACATAGCTGGTGTAGCAGTCGGTACGATTATTTTTAATACGATGTATTGGCTTTTTGGATTTTTGAGAGTGAGTACATCTGGATTTGCTGCACAAGCACATGGAACAAACAATGAGGAAGATATTTTACGATCACTCAGTAGACCTTTGCTCCTGGCACTGAGCATAAGCGCAATTTTAGTAGCACTCCAATATCCGATAAAAGAACAGTTTCTACCACTGTTGACATCTGATCCAGTCGTTCAGTCTCTAGCAACAGATTATTTTGCGATTCGTATATGGGGTGTACCTTTCGGACTGCTCAATTATGTAATCATAGGATGGATGATGGGACTTGCTATGATTAAGAAGACTTTGTTTCTTCAAATGTACATGAACCTAACGAACATTGTTCTAGATATACTATTTGTGAAAGTCTTTTCATGGGGTGTGGCAGGGGTTGCAGCGGCGACATTAATTTCGGAGGTTACCACTATTGTAATCGGTCTTTTTATCGTTTGGAAGGCAATTCCCGCTACCCAACGTAAGAAGATTTTCCAGATAAAATCAATCGATTTGTCTTCTTATAAAAAAATGATGAGGATGAACAGAGATCTATTCATTCGAACATTATGCTTATTAATTGTGTTTAATGTTTTTACGGCAAAAGGAGGCACTTTCGGTACAGAGATTCTTGCGGCAAACGCCATCTTGATTCAGATCCACTACATCATGGCTTATATGTATGATGGATTCGCCAATGCTTCGAGTATATTAACTGGAAGAGCAATAGGTTCTAACGATAAGGCACTCTATCGATCAACGATTAAACTTAGTTTTCAATGGGCAGTTATCTCCTCACTAAGCATCTCGAGTGTTTATTTTATATTTAAAGACCAGATACACCTATTGTTCACCTCTTTACCTGAAGTTTTGAATGTAGTAGGAACGTATGAAGCGTGGATTATCATCTTCCCGATCGTATCCAGCTTTGGTGTGGTCCTTCACGGTATTTTTGTAGGAGCAACAGAAGCATCTTCACTACGAAACTCTATGATTCTAGCTTTACTCGTTTTCTTAATTTCTCTTTATTTAGCAGCACCACGTTTAGATAACCATGGATTATGGTTAGCGTTTATTCTATTCAGTACCGCCCGATCTTTGTTCTTAATTCTACATGTGCCTAAATTATCACGAACACTAGGATTTCATGCAGTTCGTTATGAGGGAGAGGCTAAGGTATTCAATAACTAA